One part of the Paroedura picta isolate Pp20150507F chromosome 5, Ppicta_v3.0, whole genome shotgun sequence genome encodes these proteins:
- the LOC143838632 gene encoding myotrophin: MSDKEFMWALKNGDLDEVKDYVAKGEDVNRTLEGGRKPLHYAADCGQLEILEFLLLKGADVNAPDKHSITPLLSAVYEGHMTCVKLLLSKGADKMVRGPDGLTALEATDNQAIKALLQ; encoded by the exons ATGTCGGACAAGGAGTTCATGTGGGCCCTCAAGAACGGCGACCTGGACGAGGTGAAGGACTACGTCGCCAAG GGTGAAGATGTGAATCGGACTCTGGAAGGCGGGAGAAAACCTCTTCACTATGCGGCGGATTGCGGGCAGCTTGAGATCCTGGAGTTCCTTCTACTGAAAGGCGCTGATGTTAAT GCTCCAGACAAACACAGTATCACTCCACTCCTTTCAGCAGTCTACGAAGGCCACATGACTTGCGTGAAGCTGCTTCTGTCAAAG GGTGCTGATAAGATGGTGAGAGGACCGGATGGACTAACTGCCTTGGAAGCTACCGACAATCAGGCGATCAAGGCTCTGCTCCAGTGA
- the LOC143838633 gene encoding myotrophin codes for MSDKEFMWALKNGDLDEVKDYVAKGEDVNRTLEGGRKPLHYAADCGQLEILEFLLLKGADVNAPDKHSITPLLSAVYEGHMTCVKLLLSKGADKMVRGPDGLTALEATDNQAIKALLQ; via the exons ATGTCGGACAAGGAGTTCATGTGGGCCCTCAAGAACGGCGACCTGGACGAGGTGAAGGACTACGTCGCCAAG GGTGAAGATGTGAATCGGACTCTGGAAGGTGGGAGAAAACCTCTTCACTATGCGGCGGATTGCGGGCAGCTTGAGATCCTGGAGTTCCTTCTACTGAAAGGCGCTGATGTTAAT GCTCCAGACAAACACAGTATCACTCCACTCCTTTCAGCAGTCTACGAAGGCCACATGACTTGCGTGAAGCTGCTCCTGTCCAAG GGCGCTGATAAGATGGTGAGAGGACCGGACGGACTAACTGCCTTGGAAGCCACCGACAATCAGGCGATCAAGGCTCTGCTCCAGTGA